One genomic region from Jilunia laotingensis encodes:
- the erm(F) gene encoding 23S rRNA (adenine(2058)-N(6))-methyltransferase Erm(F) gives MTKKKLPVRFTGQHFTIDKVLIKDAIRQANISNQDTVLDIGAGKGFLTVHLLKIANNVVAIENDTALVEHLRKLFSDARNVQVVGCDFRNFAVPKFPFKVVSNIPYGITSDIFKILMFESLGNFLGGSIVLQLEPTQKLFSRKLYNPYTVFYHTFFDLKLVYEVGPESFFPPPTVKSALLNIKRKQLFFDFKFKAKYLAFISCLLEKPDLSVKTALKSIFRKSQVRSISEKFGLNLNAQIVCLSPSQWVNCFLEMLEVVPEKFHPS, from the coding sequence ATGACAAAAAAGAAATTGCCCGTTCGTTTTACGGGTCAGCACTTTACTATTGATAAAGTGCTAATAAAAGATGCAATAAGACAAGCAAATATAAGTAATCAGGATACGGTTTTAGATATTGGGGCAGGCAAGGGGTTTCTTACTGTTCATTTATTAAAAATCGCCAACAATGTTGTTGCTATTGAAAACGACACAGCTTTGGTTGAACATTTACGAAAATTATTTTCTGATGCCCGAAATGTTCAAGTTGTCGGTTGTGATTTTAGGAATTTTGCAGTTCCGAAATTTCCTTTCAAAGTGGTGTCAAATATTCCTTATGGCATTACTTCCGATATTTTCAAAATCCTGATGTTTGAGAGTCTTGGAAATTTTCTGGGAGGTTCCATTGTCCTTCAGTTAGAACCTACACAAAAGTTATTTTCGAGGAAGCTTTACAATCCATATACCGTTTTCTATCATACTTTTTTTGATTTGAAACTTGTCTATGAGGTAGGTCCTGAAAGTTTCTTTCCACCGCCAACTGTCAAATCAGCCCTGTTAAACATTAAAAGAAAACAGTTATTTTTTGATTTTAAGTTTAAAGCCAAATACTTAGCATTTATTTCCTGTCTGTTAGAGAAACCTGATTTATCTGTAAAAACAGCTTTAAAGTCGATTTTCAGGAAAAGTCAGGTCAGGTCAATTTCGGAAAAATTCGGTTTAAACCTTAATGCTCAAATTGTTTGTTTGTCTCCAAGTCAATGGGTAAACTGTTTTTTGGAAATGCTGGAAGTTGTCCCTGAAAAATTTCATCCTTCGTAG
- a CDS encoding toxin-antitoxin system YwqK family antitoxin — protein sequence MNRILTLYLFLLLCGTASAQQIVKWDDLQTITDNARRTVYYEKGSKQPLQGEYRIIRGLDEERVKLSDGIINGDYLRYRDGVLRESGIYAKGKRNGIFTEYYQDGVTPRKETPMQQGKIDGTVKTYFRNGKIEIEKEYRQSVESGRERRFDSKTGEQIFESHYIDGKKEGEEWEIFEDGRTLRSRTTRHYRNGKLDGFYRVESTRDGKPYITIEGQYTDGEKSGRWKQYNATDDTTHEWDE from the coding sequence ATGAATAGAATATTAACACTATACCTCTTTTTGCTATTGTGTGGCACGGCTTCCGCACAACAAATAGTAAAATGGGACGATTTACAGACTATAACGGATAACGCACGGCGCACGGTCTATTATGAAAAAGGCAGTAAACAGCCGTTGCAGGGAGAATATCGCATTATACGAGGGCTTGACGAGGAGCGTGTTAAACTTTCCGACGGCATAATAAACGGTGATTATCTCCGCTATCGTGATGGGGTACTGCGTGAATCGGGCATATATGCCAAAGGAAAGCGCAACGGCATATTCACGGAGTATTACCAAGATGGCGTTACTCCCCGAAAAGAAACACCCATGCAGCAAGGCAAGATAGACGGAACTGTAAAGACCTATTTTCGTAACGGCAAAATAGAAATCGAAAAGGAGTATAGGCAGAGTGTGGAGAGCGGACGGGAACGCCGCTTTGACAGCAAGACGGGTGAGCAGATTTTTGAATCTCATTATATAGACGGCAAAAAAGAGGGTGAGGAATGGGAAATATTCGAGGATGGGCGCACGCTTCGCAGCAGGACTACACGACACTACCGTAACGGAAAACTTGACGGCTTTTATCGTGTGGAATCGACACGGGACGGAAAACCCTATATAACCATCGAGGGGCAATACACCGACGGCGAGAAATCGGGACGTTGGAAACAGTACAACGCCACCGATGACACAACCCATGAATGGGATGAATGA
- a CDS encoding glutaminase family protein, giving the protein MKNLLTTMALSVSLLCNAQPSDIFKPGKSVDLRVPSTPLIVSDPYLSIWSPYDKLTDGTTEHWTGAPKPLLGALRVDGKCYRFLGQNKLDLHAIVPMTDVEIWEGAYTLKHPSGDWTNINFNESGWERGKAAFGSPDMPRISTKWKDENTDIYVRRSFDISNLDITDDFYLIYSHDDVFELYLNGEKLVSTGETWKDNVHLKLSDAAKKMLRKGKNTIAAHCHNTTGGAYVDFGLYREKKDAVKFSTEAVQKAADVLATSSYYTFTCGPVELDLVFTAPQLIDDLDLLSTPVNYISYRVRSTDKKEHDVQLYFETTPELTINESTQPTTACTFSKNGITYVEAGSIDQPICDRKGDGICADWGYAYLAGVNGAGKSTSLGDYSEMKRAFIKDGRLLHPKTKWITRQPENTPAMAYVHNLGKVSSNGKSDFLMLGYDDIYSLEYMYEKRMGYWKHDGQVTIFDAFEKLRDNYLPIMNRCRAFDEMIYDDAEQAGGKKYAEICSAAYRQVISAHKLFTDKQGNLLFFSKENNSNGCVNTVDLTYPSAPLFLTYNPDLAKAMMTSIFEYSASGRWNKPFPAHDLGTYPIANGQLYGGDMPIEEGGNMVILTAAIAKIEGNADYAKKYWDLLTTWTNYLAENGQDPENQLCTDDFAGHWAHNANLSIKAIMGIAGYSEMARMLGYEDVADKYAAKAKEMAVKWEQMANEGDHYRLAFDRKNTWSQKYNMIWDKMWGLDLFPNNVIEKEVNYYLTKQNLYGLPLDSRKEYTKSDWIIWSASMSPDKATFGKFIDPLYKYVNETVSRVPISDWHYTDSGKMVGFKARSVIGGYWMPVLMDKTYENR; this is encoded by the coding sequence ATGAAAAATCTGCTAACTACAATGGCTTTATCTGTCAGTCTACTGTGTAATGCACAGCCTTCTGATATATTCAAGCCTGGCAAGAGTGTCGATCTCCGCGTACCTTCAACACCTCTGATAGTATCGGACCCATATTTGTCCATCTGGTCACCTTATGACAAATTAACGGACGGTACCACTGAACATTGGACCGGTGCCCCGAAACCCTTATTGGGGGCTTTGCGTGTAGATGGGAAATGCTATCGTTTCCTCGGTCAGAACAAGTTGGATCTACATGCGATTGTACCGATGACGGATGTGGAAATCTGGGAAGGGGCTTACACCCTGAAACATCCTTCAGGAGACTGGACGAATATCAATTTTAACGAGTCCGGTTGGGAACGAGGAAAAGCTGCCTTCGGTTCCCCGGACATGCCACGCATCAGCACGAAATGGAAGGACGAAAATACCGACATCTACGTCCGTCGATCTTTCGACATTTCCAATTTGGATATCACTGATGACTTTTATCTAATTTACTCCCATGATGACGTTTTCGAACTTTACCTGAATGGTGAAAAACTTGTTTCTACAGGTGAAACATGGAAAGACAACGTACATCTGAAACTATCCGATGCGGCTAAAAAAATGCTCCGCAAAGGAAAGAACACAATCGCCGCACACTGTCACAACACAACAGGAGGAGCTTATGTGGACTTCGGTTTATACCGCGAAAAGAAAGATGCTGTGAAGTTCTCTACCGAAGCTGTTCAGAAAGCAGCCGATGTATTGGCAACTTCAAGCTATTACACTTTCACTTGCGGTCCTGTCGAACTGGATTTAGTCTTCACAGCACCTCAACTAATCGATGATCTCGATTTATTATCTACTCCCGTAAACTACATTTCTTATCGTGTACGTTCTACGGACAAAAAAGAACACGACGTACAACTGTATTTTGAAACTACACCTGAACTTACCATTAATGAATCTACTCAACCTACAACTGCTTGCACCTTCTCAAAAAACGGAATCACTTACGTAGAAGCCGGTTCTATCGACCAGCCTATCTGCGATCGTAAAGGAGATGGCATCTGTGCAGATTGGGGGTATGCCTATCTAGCCGGTGTAAACGGAGCTGGCAAGTCGACAAGCCTGGGTGATTACAGCGAAATGAAGCGAGCCTTTATCAAGGACGGACGTTTGCTCCATCCCAAAACAAAATGGATCACACGCCAGCCAGAGAATACCCCTGCCATGGCCTATGTCCACAATTTAGGCAAGGTTTCATCCAATGGCAAATCCGATTTCCTTATGCTGGGATATGATGACATCTATTCTTTGGAATACATGTACGAGAAGCGTATGGGTTATTGGAAACATGACGGGCAAGTAACGATCTTCGATGCTTTCGAGAAGTTGAGAGACAATTACCTCCCGATCATGAACCGTTGCCGTGCCTTTGATGAAATGATTTATGATGATGCAGAACAAGCCGGAGGCAAGAAATACGCAGAAATATGCTCCGCAGCTTACCGACAGGTCATTTCTGCCCACAAGTTGTTCACCGACAAACAGGGCAACCTGCTGTTTTTCTCTAAAGAGAACAATAGCAACGGCTGCGTCAACACGGTAGACCTCACCTACCCGTCCGCTCCTCTCTTTCTCACTTACAATCCGGACTTGGCGAAAGCGATGATGACCAGCATCTTCGAATACAGCGCAAGCGGTCGTTGGAATAAACCTTTCCCGGCACACGACCTGGGAACCTATCCGATAGCCAACGGACAGCTTTACGGTGGCGACATGCCGATTGAGGAAGGTGGAAACATGGTAATCCTAACTGCTGCCATTGCCAAAATTGAAGGGAATGCAGACTATGCAAAGAAGTATTGGGATCTATTGACCACTTGGACTAACTATCTCGCAGAAAACGGTCAAGACCCCGAAAACCAACTTTGTACCGATGACTTTGCTGGACACTGGGCACACAATGCCAATCTATCCATCAAAGCCATTATGGGCATTGCAGGATATAGCGAAATGGCTCGCATGCTCGGCTACGAAGATGTAGCCGACAAATATGCAGCAAAAGCAAAAGAAATGGCTGTGAAATGGGAGCAAATGGCAAACGAAGGCGATCACTACCGGCTGGCATTCGACCGGAAAAACACTTGGAGCCAGAAATATAATATGATCTGGGACAAAATGTGGGGACTGGATCTTTTCCCAAACAATGTGATCGAAAAGGAAGTCAACTACTACCTGACTAAACAGAACCTTTACGGGCTTCCGCTGGATTCACGTAAGGAATACACCAAATCCGACTGGATCATATGGAGTGCCTCTATGTCTCCTGACAAGGCAACCTTTGGCAAATTCATAGATCCACTTTACAAATATGTCAACGAAACCGTATCCCGTGTTCCTATTAGCGACTGGCATTACACCGATTCCGGCAAAATGGTAGGCTTCAAAGCACGATCGGTCATCGGAGGCTATTGGATGCCGGTATTGATGGACAAGACCTATGAGAACCGTTAA
- a CDS encoding site-specific integrase, translating to MRSTFKVLFYVKKGSEKPNGNLPLMCRITVDGEIKQFSCKMDVPPRLWDVKNNRASGKSVEAQRINLAVDKIRVEVNRRYQELMQTDGYVTAAKLKDAYLGIGVKQETLLKLFEQHNAEFEKKVGHSRAQGTFTRYRTVCNHIREFLPHTYKREDIPLKELNLTFINDFEYFLRTEKKCRTNTVWGYMIVLKHIVSIARNDGRLPFNPFAGYINSPESVDRGYLTQTEIQTLMNAPMKNATHELVRDLFVFSVFTGLAYSDVKNLTADRLQTFFDGNLWIITRRKKTNTESNIRLLDVPKRIIEKYKGLARDGHVFPVPNNGSCNKILKDIGRQCGFKVRLTYHVARHTNATTVLLSHGVPIETVSRLLGHTNIKTTQIYAKITAQKISQDMETLSHKLEDMEKNICRAI from the coding sequence ATGCGTAGTACATTCAAGGTATTATTTTACGTGAAGAAAGGCAGCGAGAAGCCGAACGGCAACCTGCCTTTAATGTGCCGTATCACGGTGGACGGCGAGATTAAACAGTTCAGTTGCAAGATGGACGTTCCCCCACGGCTGTGGGACGTGAAGAACAACCGTGCTTCGGGCAAGAGCGTCGAAGCGCAGAGAATCAACCTTGCGGTAGATAAAATCCGTGTGGAAGTAAACCGCCGCTATCAAGAGTTAATGCAGACGGACGGTTATGTTACCGCCGCCAAACTCAAAGACGCCTATCTCGGTATCGGCGTCAAGCAGGAAACTTTGCTGAAGCTGTTCGAGCAGCACAACGCCGAGTTCGAGAAGAAAGTCGGGCACAGCAGGGCGCAGGGTACATTTACCCGTTATCGGACGGTCTGCAACCATATTCGGGAGTTCCTGCCCCATACCTACAAGCGTGAGGATATTCCATTAAAGGAACTCAACCTCACGTTCATCAACGACTTCGAGTATTTTCTGCGCACGGAGAAGAAATGCCGCACCAATACCGTGTGGGGCTACATGATTGTGTTGAAACACATCGTTTCCATAGCGAGGAACGACGGGCGTTTGCCCTTTAATCCCTTTGCGGGATATATCAACTCTCCCGAAAGCGTGGACAGGGGCTACCTCACCCAAACGGAGATACAGACGCTCATGAACGCACCGATGAAGAACGCCACCCACGAGCTTGTACGGGACTTGTTCGTCTTTTCTGTTTTCACGGGTTTGGCGTATTCGGACGTGAAGAACCTCACCGCCGACCGCCTGCAAACATTCTTCGACGGCAACCTGTGGATAATCACCCGAAGAAAGAAGACCAACACCGAATCGAACATCCGCCTTTTGGACGTTCCCAAGCGTATCATCGAGAAGTACAAGGGGCTGGCAAGGGACGGTCATGTTTTCCCCGTTCCGAACAACGGCAGTTGTAACAAGATACTCAAAGATATAGGCAGACAATGCGGCTTCAAGGTACGCTTGACCTACCATGTCGCACGCCACACGAACGCCACGACCGTACTTCTGTCGCACGGCGTACCCATCGAAACGGTGAGCCGCCTTTTGGGGCACACGAACATAAAGACCACCCAAATTTACGCCAAAATCACCGCCCAGAAGATAAGCCAAGACATGGAAACCTTGTCGCACAAGTTGGAAGATATGGAGAAGAATATCTGCCGAGCCATCTAA
- a CDS encoding aldose epimerase family protein yields MKKISVWALGALLLASCAAPGEKPTESGLLQSNFQKEVDGKKTDLYVLRNANNMEVCVTNFGGRIVSVMVPDRDGVMRDVVLGFDSIQDYLTIPSDFGASIGRYANRINQGRFTLDGVEYQLPRNNYGHCLHGGPKGFQYQIFDAKQVSPQEVELTYLAKDGEEGFPGNLNCKVVMTLTDDNAIDIKYEAETDKPTIVNMTNHSYFNLDGDAGSNADHLLMIDADYFTPVDSTFMTSGEFAAVEGTPMDFRTPTPIGTRINNYDFEQLKNGNGYDHNWVLNTKGDITRKCATLSSPKTGIVMDVYTDEPGVQFYAGNFLNGTVKGKKGIVYNQRASVCLETDKYPDTPNKPEWPSAVLRPGEKYNTRCIFKFSVDK; encoded by the coding sequence ATGAAGAAAATTTCAGTATGGGCGCTCGGTGCCCTGTTGCTGGCGAGCTGTGCTGCTCCCGGTGAGAAACCGACCGAATCCGGTTTGTTGCAAAGCAACTTCCAGAAAGAAGTAGATGGCAAGAAGACCGATCTGTATGTGCTTCGCAATGCGAATAACATGGAGGTTTGTGTGACGAACTTCGGTGGGCGTATCGTATCTGTGATGGTGCCCGATAGAGATGGAGTGATGCGTGATGTAGTGCTGGGCTTCGATTCGATCCAGGATTATCTGACGATTCCTTCTGACTTCGGAGCTTCTATAGGACGTTATGCCAACCGTATCAATCAGGGACGTTTCACGCTGGACGGTGTGGAGTATCAGTTGCCTCGTAATAATTACGGTCATTGTCTGCACGGTGGTCCGAAAGGCTTCCAGTATCAGATTTTTGATGCCAAACAGGTTAGTCCCCAGGAAGTGGAACTCACTTATCTGGCCAAGGATGGTGAAGAAGGCTTCCCCGGCAATCTGAACTGCAAGGTGGTGATGACGTTGACCGATGATAATGCCATCGACATTAAGTACGAGGCAGAGACAGATAAGCCGACAATCGTCAATATGACCAACCATTCATATTTCAATCTGGATGGCGATGCCGGAAGCAATGCCGATCATTTGCTGATGATCGATGCCGATTACTTTACCCCGGTAGACAGCACCTTCATGACTTCAGGCGAATTTGCAGCGGTAGAAGGTACTCCGATGGATTTCCGTACACCGACTCCGATCGGCACCCGTATCAACAACTATGATTTCGAACAACTCAAGAACGGAAATGGTTACGACCATAACTGGGTGTTGAACACCAAAGGTGATATCACTCGCAAGTGTGCCACACTTTCCTCTCCGAAAACAGGTATCGTGATGGATGTGTATACCGATGAACCGGGTGTGCAGTTCTATGCCGGAAACTTCCTGAACGGAACCGTGAAGGGTAAAAAAGGAATTGTTTACAATCAGCGTGCTTCTGTTTGTCTGGAGACTGACAAATATCCTGACACTCCGAACAAACCCGAATGGCCATCAGCCGTATTGCGTCCGGGAGAGAAGTACAATACCCGTTGTATCTTCAAATTCTCTGTAGACAAATAA
- the mobV gene encoding MobV family relaxase, with the protein MGFVVLHMEKAHGSDSGTTAHIERFIIPKNADPTRTHLNRRLIEYPDGIKDRSAAIQQRLEEAGLTRKIGSNQVRAIRINVSGTHEDMKRIEEEGRLDEWCADNLKYFADTFGKENIVAAHLHRDEETPHIHVTLVPIVKGERKRRKREEQTKKRYRKKPTDTVRLCADDIMTRLKLKSYQDTYAVAMAKYGLQRGIDGSKARHKSTQQYYRDIQKLSDDLKAEVVDLQQQKETAQEELRRAKKEIQTEKLKGAATTAAANIAESVGSLFGSNKVKTLERENTALHKEVADHEETIEALQDRIQTMQADHSREIREMQQKHGREIADKDTRHKQEISFLKTVIARAAAWFPYFREMLRIENLCRLVGFDERQTATLVKGKPLEYAGELYSEEHGRKFTTERAGFQVLKDPTDGTKLVLAIDRKPIAEWFKEQFEKLRQNIRRPIQPQRKGKGFKL; encoded by the coding sequence ATGGGTTTCGTAGTTTTACACATGGAAAAGGCGCACGGCAGCGACAGCGGAACGACCGCACATATCGAGCGTTTCATCATACCGAAGAACGCCGACCCCACACGCACGCACCTAAACCGCAGGCTTATCGAATACCCCGACGGGATAAAAGACCGTTCGGCGGCTATACAGCAGAGATTAGAAGAAGCGGGGCTGACACGCAAAATCGGAAGCAACCAAGTACGGGCAATCCGCATCAACGTATCGGGAACGCACGAGGACATGAAGCGGATAGAGGAAGAGGGGCGTTTGGACGAGTGGTGCGCCGACAATCTGAAATACTTCGCCGACACGTTCGGAAAGGAGAACATCGTGGCGGCTCACCTGCACAGGGACGAGGAAACGCCGCACATACACGTTACACTCGTCCCCATCGTCAAGGGAGAGCGCAAGCGCAGGAAAAGGGAGGAACAGACGAAGAAGCGATACCGCAAGAAGCCGACCGACACCGTGAGGCTGTGCGCAGACGATATTATGACACGGCTGAAATTGAAGTCCTACCAAGATACCTATGCCGTGGCGATGGCGAAATACGGGCTGCAAAGGGGCATAGACGGCTCGAAAGCTCGCCACAAGTCCACGCAGCAGTATTATCGGGATATACAGAAACTCTCCGACGACCTCAAAGCGGAAGTGGTGGATTTGCAGCAGCAGAAAGAAACGGCACAGGAGGAACTAAGACGGGCGAAAAAAGAAATACAGACCGAGAAGCTGAAAGGGGCGGCAACCACCGCAGCCGCCAACATCGCCGAGAGCGTCGGTTCTCTTTTCGGCAGTAACAAGGTCAAGACGCTGGAAAGGGAGAACACCGCCCTGCATAAGGAGGTAGCCGACCACGAGGAAACCATCGAAGCCCTGCAAGATAGGATACAGACCATGCAGGCAGACCACAGCAGGGAGATACGGGAAATGCAGCAAAAGCACGGCAGGGAGATAGCCGACAAGGACACAAGGCACAAGCAGGAAATATCGTTTCTGAAAACGGTAATCGCAAGGGCGGCAGCATGGTTTCCCTATTTCCGTGAAATGCTCCGTATCGAAAACCTCTGCCGCCTTGTCGGGTTCGATGAAAGGCAGACCGCAACGCTCGTCAAGGGAAAGCCGTTGGAGTATGCAGGGGAACTCTACTCGGAGGAACACGGACGGAAATTCACGACCGAAAGGGCAGGTTTCCAAGTGCTGAAAGACCCCACGGACGGGACTAAATTGGTTCTTGCCATCGACCGAAAGCCCATTGCCGAGTGGTTCAAGGAACAGTTCGAGAAGTTAAGGCAGAACATACGCCGACCTATACAACCGCAAAGGAAAGGCAAGGGATTCAAGCTATAA
- a CDS encoding glutaminase domain-containing protein, with product MRKQLTTLFFGATAVLLSSCGGAKVQHDSKNELRASAYPLVTIDPYTSGWSFTDHLYDASTKHWTGKDLPLIGVAKVDGQSYRFMGDEDVELITLVETSEQAPWTGKYTTQKPAEGWQNLDFNDAAWKEGEGAFGTDNEPTAKTEWTTDYIWVRRIVDLPEDATQRKLYLNYSHDDDVIVYVNGVKVVDTGNACKKHVSAKLPAEALAALKPGKNLIAAYCYNRVGGALLDFGLSYEEEGQRSFEQTAQQISADVQPMQTLYKFACGPVNLDLTFTAPLFMDNLDLLSRPVNYISYEVTSNDGQSHDVELYFEAGPQWAVDMPVQPSIAESFTDDNLVFLKTGSRDQKVLAKKGDDVRIDWGYFYLAADREDSQCAIGNGQELRKNFCANKLDASKAEGRDRLALVRNLGNTKEAAGHLLIGYDDIYSIQYFGDNLRPYWNRNGNESIVSQFHKAEQEYDILMDKCTAFDNQLMREATEAGGRKYAELCALAYRQAISAHKLVEAPNKDLLFLSKENFSNGSIGTVDITYPSSPLFLIYNPELAKALMNHIFYYSESGKWNKPFAAHDVGTYPLANGQTYGGDMPVEESGNMLILAAAIAAVEGNADYAQKHWDVLTTWTDYLVENGLDPENQLCTDDFAGHFAHNANLSIKAILAIASYGYLADMQGKKDVAEKYTQKAKEMAVEWEKMANDGDHYRLTFDQPGTWSQKYNLVWDKLLNLQIFPETIAQVEIPYYLTKQNKYGLPLDNRENYTKTDWIMWTATLAPDKATFEQFIAPVHLYVNETTSRVPMSDWVFTDTPEQRGFQARSVVGGYFIKMLEGKLNK from the coding sequence ATGAGAAAACAGCTAACGACACTGTTCTTTGGCGCGACAGCGGTATTGCTTTCAAGTTGCGGTGGTGCCAAAGTTCAACACGACAGTAAAAACGAGTTAAGAGCCTCGGCTTATCCGTTGGTGACCATCGACCCGTATACGAGCGGATGGTCATTTACAGATCATCTTTATGATGCCTCTACAAAACATTGGACAGGAAAAGATCTTCCATTGATAGGCGTTGCGAAAGTGGACGGACAGTCCTACCGTTTTATGGGTGATGAGGATGTGGAGTTGATTACCTTGGTAGAAACTTCCGAACAAGCTCCGTGGACAGGTAAATACACCACTCAAAAACCAGCTGAGGGATGGCAGAATCTTGACTTTAACGATGCTGCATGGAAAGAAGGCGAAGGTGCTTTCGGTACCGACAATGAACCTACAGCCAAAACTGAATGGACAACAGATTATATCTGGGTTCGCCGGATTGTTGATTTGCCTGAGGATGCCACTCAAAGGAAGTTGTATCTGAATTACTCGCACGATGATGACGTGATTGTCTATGTGAACGGTGTCAAAGTGGTCGATACCGGTAATGCATGTAAGAAGCATGTATCAGCCAAACTTCCTGCAGAGGCATTGGCTGCATTGAAACCGGGTAAGAACCTGATCGCTGCTTACTGTTACAATCGTGTTGGTGGTGCGTTGCTTGATTTCGGACTCTCTTACGAAGAAGAAGGACAACGTAGTTTCGAGCAGACTGCCCAGCAAATATCTGCCGATGTGCAACCGATGCAGACTCTTTATAAGTTTGCTTGCGGACCGGTGAACCTCGATCTGACTTTCACTGCTCCTCTTTTCATGGATAACCTGGATCTGTTGAGTCGTCCGGTAAACTATATCTCTTATGAAGTGACTTCCAATGACGGACAGTCGCATGATGTGGAACTGTATTTCGAAGCCGGTCCTCAGTGGGCGGTAGATATGCCTGTACAGCCTTCGATTGCTGAAAGCTTTACAGACGATAACCTCGTATTCCTGAAAACCGGAAGCCGTGACCAGAAAGTACTGGCTAAGAAAGGCGATGATGTTCGTATAGATTGGGGTTATTTCTATCTGGCTGCCGACAGGGAAGATTCGCAATGCGCTATCGGTAACGGACAAGAACTGCGCAAGAATTTCTGTGCAAATAAGTTGGACGCCTCCAAGGCAGAAGGTCGCGACCGTCTTGCACTGGTACGCAACTTGGGAAATACCAAAGAAGCTGCCGGTCATTTGTTGATCGGTTATGACGATATCTATTCTATTCAGTATTTCGGTGATAATCTTCGTCCTTACTGGAATCGTAATGGAAATGAATCAATCGTTTCCCAGTTCCATAAAGCCGAGCAGGAATACGACATCTTGATGGACAAATGTACAGCTTTCGATAATCAGTTGATGAGAGAGGCAACCGAGGCCGGTGGCCGTAAATATGCCGAACTCTGTGCTTTGGCTTATCGCCAGGCTATCAGCGCCCACAAGTTAGTGGAAGCTCCGAATAAAGACCTGCTCTTCTTGTCGAAAGAGAATTTCAGTAACGGCTCCATCGGTACGGTCGATATCACTTATCCTTCATCCCCTCTCTTCCTGATCTATAATCCGGAACTGGCCAAGGCTCTGATGAACCACATCTTCTATTATAGTGAAAGCGGAAAATGGAACAAACCGTTTGCTGCCCACGATGTTGGTACTTATCCATTGGCCAACGGACAAACTTATGGAGGCGACATGCCGGTTGAAGAGAGTGGTAACATGCTGATATTGGCTGCTGCAATTGCCGCAGTGGAAGGCAATGCCGACTATGCACAGAAACATTGGGATGTACTTACTACCTGGACTGATTATCTGGTAGAAAACGGACTTGACCCGGAGAACCAGCTCTGTACGGACGACTTCGCAGGACACTTTGCGCATAATGCCAACCTTTCTATCAAAGCCATTTTGGCTATTGCTTCTTATGGTTATCTGGCAGATATGCAGGGTAAGAAGGATGTTGCTGAGAAATATACTCAGAAAGCAAAAGAGATGGCAGTAGAATGGGAAAAGATGGCTAATGACGGTGATCATTACCGCTTGACTTTCGACCAGCCGGGTACATGGAGCCAGAAATACAATCTGGTATGGGATAAACTGCTGAATTTGCAGATATTCCCTGAAACCATTGCACAGGTGGAGATTCCTTACTATCTTACGAAACAAAATAAGTATGGTTTGCCCCTTGACAATCGCGAAAACTATACCAAGACTGACTGGATCATGTGGACAGCTACTCTGGCACCCGATAAAGCTACTTTTGAGCAGTTCATCGCACCGGTACACCTGTATGTCAACGAGACTACAAGCCGCGTGCCGATGTCCGACTGGGTATTTACGGATACGCCCGAGCAGAGAGGATTCCAAGCTCGTTCCGTAGTTGGTGGTTATTTCATTAAGATGCTTGAAGGTAAACTAAATAAGTAA